From the Accumulibacter sp. genome, one window contains:
- the priB gene encoding primosomal replication protein N, which translates to MTRPPPASSQRPESAALRNRVELGGVLLERKALRFTPAGVPVTECLIGHQSEQLEAGSNRRVECEVQAIALGETAQWLQAANPGARLQLSGFLAARSRHSRQPRLHVTQIEFVEGNQDAKVFQEEG; encoded by the coding sequence GTGACCCGGCCGCCGCCGGCGAGCAGCCAGCGGCCTGAGTCGGCGGCGCTGCGCAACCGTGTCGAGCTCGGCGGCGTCCTGCTCGAGCGCAAGGCGCTGCGCTTCACCCCGGCCGGCGTGCCGGTCACCGAGTGCCTGATTGGTCACCAGTCGGAGCAGCTCGAGGCCGGCAGCAACCGCCGCGTCGAATGTGAGGTGCAGGCAATCGCGCTCGGCGAGACGGCGCAGTGGCTGCAGGCAGCGAATCCCGGGGCGCGGCTGCAGTTGAGCGGCTTTCTCGCTGCCCGCAGTCGCCACAGCAGGCAGCCGCGGCTGCATGTGACCCAGATCGAATTTGTCGAAGGAAATCAAGATGCCAAGGTTTTTCAAGAAGAAGGATGA
- the rpsF gene encoding 30S ribosomal protein S6 produces the protein MRHYEIVLIVHPDQSEQVPAMVERYKGLIASRGGQIHRLEDWGRRQLAYPIQKLHKAHYLLLNIECDSVTLNELEHGFKFNDAILRHLTIKAKRAVSAPSPMMKDEKSRSLLEVRDPAAAGEQPAA, from the coding sequence ATGCGCCATTACGAAATCGTCCTGATCGTCCATCCTGACCAGAGTGAGCAGGTGCCGGCGATGGTCGAGCGCTACAAGGGGCTCATTGCCTCGCGTGGCGGACAGATCCACCGCCTCGAGGACTGGGGTCGTCGCCAGCTCGCCTATCCGATCCAGAAGCTGCACAAGGCCCACTATCTGCTGCTCAACATCGAGTGCGACAGCGTGACGCTGAACGAGCTGGAGCACGGCTTCAAGTTCAACGATGCGATCCTTCGTCATCTGACGATCAAGGCCAAGCGCGCCGTCAGTGCGCCGTCGCCGATGATGAAGGACGAGAAGTCCCGGTCGCTGCTGGAAGTCCGTGACCCGGCCGCCGCCGGCGAGCAGCCAGCGGCCTGA